One Glycine max cultivar Williams 82 chromosome 8, Glycine_max_v4.0, whole genome shotgun sequence genomic window, ACAAGCAAAGGGAACATATATCCCTCATGCATCGTGTCTTGGCGTTTGCTCTTATAAAACCATTTACCCAATTTACTCTGCAATTAGAGGCCAGCTAGGGTGGGTAAGAAGCAAATTAAATGGATTAATTAAGGTGCAATGTTTGGCAAGTAATTAATTAACCAAAACTAATTACTTCGACGTTGCCAACGACCCCAGCTTCCTCTATGGTCTCCCTTAAAGCAGCCTGCTCCATGGATTCGTCGCTCTCCCAACCTCCCTGAGCATGCATGCATGTCacgttaattaaaaatgaaccaTTAATTGTGAATTTCATGTCAAAATAATTACTATTAGATACTACATACCATAGACATGCCTAATCATTAATTACCTTTGGGAACTGCATTCCATTGCCTTTCTGAGCACTAATCACCAAAACCTCTAATTCCTTATTTTGGCTTCCCTTTCTCTTGTATCTGTATGGAATGCATCTGTTGAAAATTACAAGTCATGAGCAAATTAACGTTAAGAATATATACATAAAATGACGTTGAGAGAGACAGACCCCACAACTTGGCGACAACCATCGTCGTAGCGCTGCAAGTGCCTGCCAGTGCGGGCAACGAGACACATCATGTTGTCGAGTTGCTCGGGAAACAAATCCCCAGAGGCTTTCtttgagaaaagaaagagattaaAAGGCAGATTTCTTGAGAAGAAGAGACCCATGACGTACGAATGAATGAAGCTAGCGAGGCAAAAGGGAACAAAATTGAATAACCATGGCATGCCGTGCCATAAATATAGCTACCTATCTATTTATGGCACTTTGGTGGATCGGAGACAATCGCAATGTTTACTTGTAATCTACAGACAACAATTAGTTACctgtaattttcctttttttatttttccatatgCTCCTATATATACTCATGCTAGCTGCAGGTTGTTAATTATTAACCAGCCATTAACCAACAACAACCCCCAACTGCCTCATTTTAACCTTTTCCtgttaaaaacaattataagaTTGAGGATTattaatgacaaaaataattttaaaaaaatataaatttaagatatatttattattataaattaaattaattattttttaaaattttttgatgaattatataattagatcttataaataataaaagagagaataagATCTAGTGATAAATACTTAATTCTTCCACTCTCACATAAATAAATCATCTCATTACATGCATGTattcatatatacatatagtaATACAAATGATGTATATTAAGGGTGACGAGTGTTTGTACAAGAGGGCAATAGCAATcaatttgaattatataatcATACACGTacgatttattaattatattataaattatttaatgatcatatgattatttttaaaaagtcacataattttcttttaattttaacctTTTTATGATTTGATTCAATGATCAAGAATCACTCATCTCACACTCTCATAATAAAAATCCTCTCACTTAATATGCTCTATGTAAGAACTCCCTTTAGTATGAGAAATgagaattataaataaagattaTACAACAATATGTaggttatataaataaaattcagtttttaccttttaaaaaagattatacaataatacatagatgatgattaattaagattaaatgTTGATTATTGGTCACGTGTTTACATAAAAAAgctatgtatatttttttaatcttttaaatatgatataattaatGGTTACTAAATGGTACGATATATAGGAATTCCATGGAACTTatatgtatcaattattttggCACAATTTCTTTCAAactttccttatttttctttaatttattatatttaagcaATTGTCTGCAGTCGTGCACGTTTTCTCGTATGAAATTCTGGCAATATTATTTTGTACGATATGCTCTTACACTAATCATcccaaataattaaagaaatcaaaatctGATTGGagctttaaaaaatttaacaaaattgaaGAATCTGATTGcaactttcaaaatttaaaaactgaattgaatcattataaataatttaaaaatcaaattaatacttAAGTCATCAATAAATGatgatatcataaaaaaatgtccAATCacgaaaataatataaaataaaaaataacatttggatgaactaaaatcaaaatataataaatttacaagaactcaaaaaaatattttaaaaaagtaaaaaaatgatataattgaAAGGactagaaacaaaaaaaaaagtgaaaagattAAACCAAAGggtgatatatttaaaaaagaacattaaactgaatttgattgataaataaagataaataactTGAAAAAAATTGGATTAACTGAGGACTTTGATTACGTGATGTTTTTtctgttatttatataatacaattgttattaataatttttcatacacTTGCTCTATTCTCCTTTTAGGAGACTATGACATTGACCATTTgacttgaaaaaatattttcaactacATTATatttggatttgacttcttgttATTCTTTTTCATGCTGTTATTTATAGAATAcaattgttattaatatttaatgatgacatttaattttaaaaattatgaaaattttatagtttaaatGGAGGAACACAGGCATAACGAAAAAACCAAATCCATCATATTTGGAAAAGGACTCTATCAATCATTTTTAGCATTAACACAAACTTATCCATTTTTTCACCTCGTTTCAACTATGACAATGACAATCTCATTAATTGTTTATGGTGAATAGGAATGAAAAAACCATCATAGTGCTAAAAATTCCACATTCCATTTTCTCAAAACTATAGCAATGAAATCAACAAcacctttaaatattttaatttttgaaaaatagtttcACCATTGAGCGTTTGTGATTCTCGTTCTTTCTCGTATTCTTAAACCT contains:
- the LOC100800531 gene encoding nudix hydrolase 18, mitochondrial, with the protein product MPWLFNFVPFCLASFIHSYVMGLFFSRNLPFNLFLFSKKASGDLFPEQLDNMMCLVARTGRHLQRYDDGCRQVVGCIPYRYKRKGSQNKELEVLVISAQKGNGMQFPKGGWESDESMEQAALRETIEEAGVVGNVESKLGKWFYKSKRQDTMHEGYMFPLLVKKQLENWPEKNIRKRTWMTIDEAKQACPHPWMKEALDVLVSRQPQFWALQSHTTEGLTTNKRSMLETEISRMYVRERSINRTHSVDV